The Plasmodium gaboni strain SY75 chromosome Unknown, whole genome shotgun sequence DNA segment TAACactataaataataatgacaataatgaatataactcatatttaaaacaaattcaaaatataattgaagaagaaaaaatgaataaagttgatatgttatataaatattgtaaaaataatattaatattttattatatatatatgtcatgcatatatatataaataaattatgtaaaaatattattgtaaAAATTCTAAAACctaatattaaatatggaaataaaacaaaatatgaTCATACagattttattttatctcCACTTATTGGTTATTCATATTCTAAATTCTATAGACTTAAATTTAATTACATGAATATACAATTAACATCTGATGGAAATATTGATAGGAGATATAAACTAGCCAAAgaacatttaaaaaataaacaagaacaaaaaaaaaatataaaaaaaaaaaaaaaaaaatttaaccaattaaattgtaataataaagaatcTGATACACAACTAAACCTATCTAGTGATACagatatatatgataaacgtttaaaacttaaaaaagataaaatcataaaatcaaaatgtcatattatcaaaaaagACAACAAATGcaattacaaaaaaaatgaattttttaCACAAGATGATAAAGATGACAAGGATGACAAGGATGAAAAAGATTCATCTAAAGAATATTTTCTCtcaaataattataacatTAATGATGATACAGATTCcacaaaaaaaagttataatgaaaatattaatttttatttatggGGAATATTTAATTGGGACTATAGAAAAACACTAAGAGTATCTTTAAATAgtatatcaaataaaaaaataaacaacTTTGACATTTATAACTTTTTCTTTTACAATTATGATACCATATCAAATCTAagtaagaaaaaaaaatatatatatatataaataaatacatacatatataaatatatatatatatattttattttagatgaaataaataaggACTTGGGTATTCTTATagatatttataaaagtattaagaatatattatatcaaaatttatctttatatGGAGATTTGCTTTTATTGAATGCACCATATAATATGACAAGAACACATACTGATGAAGAGGTAAGAATGTTTTACACACCAtgttatatgtatatgaaTCATGTG contains these protein-coding regions:
- a CDS encoding hypothetical protein (conserved Plasmodium protein, unknown function), with translation NTINNNDNNEYNSYLKQIQNIIEEEKMNKVDMLYKYCKNNINILLYIYVMHIYINKLCKNIIVKILKPNIKYGNKTKYDHTDFILSPLIGYSYSKFYRLKFNYMNIQLTSDGNIDRRYKLAKEHLKNKQEQKKNIKKKKKKFNQLNCNNKESDTQLNLSSDTDIYDKRLKLKKDKIIKSKCHIIKKDNKCNYKKNEFFTQDDKDDKDDKDEKDSSKEYFLSNNYNINDDTDSTKKSYNENINFYLWGIFNWDYRKTLRVSLNSISNKKINNFDIYNFFFYNYDTISNLNEINKDLGILIDIYKSIKNILYQNLSLYGDLLLLNAPYNMTRTHTDEELICFWLKTLNQLYLIRDGFSNYFKNF